In the genome of Leptotrichia sp. HSP-536, the window TTTTGATAAATCTATTATAGCAGAAAAATAACATAAAATCAATATATCGAATATATAAGTTTTTAATGCTACCATTAATAAAATTAATGTTTGAATTTTTATGAACAAAAAATTATCTTTTTTCTTATTTTACAATTTCAAAATCAACTAATATCGGCAAATGATCCGAAAGTTGAGTTTGTATAACTTCATAACTTTTTACTTTTATGTCCTTTGAACAAAGTATAAAGTCAAGTTCCCGTTTTGGATTCCAGCTTGGAAAAGTCGGATCTTTCCTTATATTTATATTTCGTAAATTTGAAGCCTGCAAAAACATTTCAATTTCCTCTTCCCCCCAGAATACATTAAAATCACCAGCCACTATAACTGGCTTCTTACAATCTTTCACAAGGCTGTAAAGCTGCACAATCTGCTTTTGACGTGTCTTTCCGCCAAGTGCCAAATGAACCAGAAACACTACCACATCTTCCGTTTCCACTTCAATAATCAATTTTTTCATTCCAATATCCAGATAATGAAATTCTTCTCGTAAAACAGGCTTTTTAGAAAGCAAAGCATTTCCCTGCTTTCTTACCATCGGAAATTTCATATAATTAGAATCTTCCTCATATTTGTACTGATAAACATTATTATTTCTCGTAATTCTCCCAAGAAGTGCAGCCTGATTTCTACTGTACATTCTAAACGAGCCAAGATCAACTTCCACAAGTCCCACAATATCAGGCTTATATTTATTGATAAATTTCCCAATTCGATAAATATGCTTTACCGAACGCCCTAAATATCCCCGTATATGCTTAAAGGGCTGATTCAGATATTTCCCAGTCCCATATCGAATATTATACAAAAGAAATTTCATTTCTCCTCACTTCTCTTTCCTGTATTTGCAAAATTATATTATATTCAGATTACTTTATAACAATTTCAGTTTAAAACAAAAACAAAAAGTTACACTATATCTGTAGACAACGCATTGCTTTTTACACATTTTTACTCCAATTTTTAAGTAGACTGAACTAGTACTAAATATTTATTTTTTTACTATCCCAACTCCATCTCCAAACGGCAGCAGTACAAAATTATACTCTTCATTCAATTTTTCTATAAATTCTTTAAGTCTTTTTACAATTGTCTTATATCTTTTTGGAATTTCTTCCTTATCTGCCGCAACCAGTCCACGAAACATAAGATTATCAATAAAAATAATTCCATTTTCATTGAGAAGTTCATAACTCATTTCAAAAAACTTCAAATACTGTCCTTTTGAAGCATCAATAAAAATAAAATCATATTTCACATTCTTATCAAGTTTCAGAATTTCTTCCAAAGCATCTCCAAAAATCATCTTATTCTTTTCAAATAATCCAAGTTTCTTAAAATTTTCCATAGCTTTTCCATAACGAATTTCATCAATTTCCATTGTTGTTAAGAAACCACCATTTTCATTAGCAACCTGTGCCAAAAATAGCCCTGAGTATCCTGTTGCAGTTCCAATTTCCAAAATATTTTCAGCTTTAATATTTCTAGCCGTAAAAATCATATAATTTAGCACTTCGTCAGTAATAATTGGCACATTTTCATCCAAACTTTCATCTTTTATATTCTGTATAATTTCATTTTCTATTTTAAATAAATTTTGTACATATTTCGATGATTCTATAAAATTTTCTATCATAAATTTTCCTTTTTTCTTTTATTTATATTCAAATCCAAAATTCTAATTTCCAACTTTAGTTTTTCATATTTTTCATTTAATATTTACAGCATTTCTCCCATTTTAAAAATAGGTAACATAACTGAAAATACAATAAGCCCAATAATTATTCCAATAAAAATTATCGAAAACGGCTCAAACATTTTCAAAAACCATTTTATTTTCTCGCTAACTTTTTCATAATAAATTTCATTCAAATTAAAAAATGATATTTTCATTTCGCCGGTCTTTTCTCCAATTGCAAGGAAACTTACATATTCATTATCAAAAAAAGTCGTATTTTTAAAGGATTTTTGAATACTCTCACCCTTTTCTATTTTCAAAATAATTTTTTTCAGTTCCTCATTTAAAATATAACTTTTAGAATTTGTACACATTTTTAGGGATTGAATCAATGGAACATTGGCATCTGTCAGAGAATACATATTTCTTGTAAAATTCAATATGCAAATATTTTTATACATTTGCCCAATCATTCTTGTTTTTAAAAAAATTTTTTCAAAATTCTTTTCATTTTTTTCTTTCCAATTCTTTAATCCAAAAATTAAAAAAGTTATGGCAATTAAAAGAAAAATACCATATTTATCCGTTATTTTACTAATATTTATCACGATTTGCGTAACTCTTGGTAATTCCTGCCCAATATCAGAATAAATTACCACAAATTTAGGCACTACAAATTTTAAGAGTATGAATACAATAACCAATGCTGTAATTATAACTGTTACTGGGTAAATACTTAAATTTTTCACATCTTTTTTTATTTTCTGATTAAACTCATACTTTTCATAAAGATTCTTAAAGACTATTTCCAAATTTCCAGTTTCTTCCCCAATTTTTACCATTTCCATAAATTCTTTATTTGCAGTAATCTTTGAAAAAGCCCTATGAAGAGAAACTCCCTTTTCAATCTGCTGTTTTGTACGAATTATCTTACTTTTCAAATCTCCACTATAATTCTGTGCAACAATTCCAAGTGTATCAATTAGCGAAATTTTACCATTTAATAAATAATATACACTTTTCGTAAACGATAGCAAGTCTTTTTCACTAATTTCACTTTCCTTGCTCTTTATAATACTTGCCATTTTAATTAACCCTCCCCTTTGATTAATTACAAATTAATTATTATTTTCTGTTATTTTCCAACGCAATTTTCCCCAATGCGATTGATCCGACAAATCCTGCTTCATCTCCAAGTCCAGGATAAACAATATAGTCTTCTATTTTTTCTAAAATTTCCTCTTTTTGAACATAACCGTTTAAAAATTCCAGTACATATTTTCTAATTAATGGAAACAGCTGCTTTTGTTTCATAACTCCCCCACCCATAATTATTTTTTGTGGCGATAAAATCAAAGTATAATTTACTACAGCCTGAGCCAAATAATATGCTTCCATGTCCCAAACTTCATTCCTATCGGCAAGTTCAAATCCTTTTTTACCCCATCTGTCTTCTATTGCAGGCCCTGCCGCCATTCCTTCCATACAATCCTTATGGAAAGGACATCTTCCTTCAAATTTATCATCTTTATGTCTTTTCAAGAATATATGTCCCATTTCAGGGTGAGTCAATCCTTGAAGCATTTTCCCATCAACAACTGCTCCAGCTCCAATTCCAGTTCCAACAGTAATATACATAACATTTTTCAGATTTTCTCCAGCTCCCCACCAGCTTTCTGCAAGTGCCGCACCATTTACATCTGTATCAAATTCCATCGGAACATCATAATGTTTTTTCAACTCTCCTATCAAATCATAATCGCTCCAGTAAGGCTTTGGAGTTTTTGTAATATATCCGTAAGTTTTAGAGCCTTTCACAGGATCAATCGGTCCAAAGCTCCCAACACCCATTACATCAAATTCCTTGTCTTTAAAATATTCTATAACTTGTGCCATTGTTTCTTCAGGAGTTGTAGTTGGAATACTTACTCTGTCAATGATTTTCCCATCTTCAG includes:
- a CDS encoding endonuclease/exonuclease/phosphatase family protein — translated: MKFLLYNIRYGTGKYLNQPFKHIRGYLGRSVKHIYRIGKFINKYKPDIVGLVEVDLGSFRMYSRNQAALLGRITRNNNVYQYKYEEDSNYMKFPMVRKQGNALLSKKPVLREEFHYLDIGMKKLIIEVETEDVVVFLVHLALGGKTRQKQIVQLYSLVKDCKKPVIVAGDFNVFWGEEEIEMFLQASNLRNINIRKDPTFPSWNPKRELDFILCSKDIKVKSYEVIQTQLSDHLPILVDFEIVK
- a CDS encoding O-methyltransferase, which gives rise to MIENFIESSKYVQNLFKIENEIIQNIKDESLDENVPIITDEVLNYMIFTARNIKAENILEIGTATGYSGLFLAQVANENGGFLTTMEIDEIRYGKAMENFKKLGLFEKNKMIFGDALEEILKLDKNVKYDFIFIDASKGQYLKFFEMSYELLNENGIIFIDNLMFRGLVAADKEEIPKRYKTIVKRLKEFIEKLNEEYNFVLLPFGDGVGIVKK
- a CDS encoding type II secretion system F family protein, with protein sequence MASIIKSKESEISEKDLLSFTKSVYYLLNGKISLIDTLGIVAQNYSGDLKSKIIRTKQQIEKGVSLHRAFSKITANKEFMEMVKIGEETGNLEIVFKNLYEKYEFNQKIKKDVKNLSIYPVTVIITALVIVFILLKFVVPKFVVIYSDIGQELPRVTQIVINISKITDKYGIFLLIAITFLIFGLKNWKEKNEKNFEKIFLKTRMIGQMYKNICILNFTRNMYSLTDANVPLIQSLKMCTNSKSYILNEELKKIILKIEKGESIQKSFKNTTFFDNEYVSFLAIGEKTGEMKISFFNLNEIYYEKVSEKIKWFLKMFEPFSIIFIGIIIGLIVFSVMLPIFKMGEML
- a CDS encoding ROK family protein translates to MAIIAAVEAGGTKFICGLGTEDGKIIDRVSIPTTTPEETMAQVIEYFKDKEFDVMGVGSFGPIDPVKGSKTYGYITKTPKPYWSDYDLIGELKKHYDVPMEFDTDVNGAALAESWWGAGENLKNVMYITVGTGIGAGAVVDGKMLQGLTHPEMGHIFLKRHKDDKFEGRCPFHKDCMEGMAAGPAIEDRWGKKGFELADRNEVWDMEAYYLAQAVVNYTLILSPQKIIMGGGVMKQKQLFPLIRKYVLEFLNGYVQKEEILEKIEDYIVYPGLGDEAGFVGSIALGKIALENNRK